A window of Roseovarius sp. THAF27 contains these coding sequences:
- the gap gene encoding type I glyceraldehyde-3-phosphate dehydrogenase, whose translation MTVTVGINGFGRIGRCTLAHIAASTRNDIKVAKVNATGPLETAAHLMKYDSVHGRFPGDITLGDGTMDLGRGPMEMFSTYDMDELDWSGVDVVLECTGKFNDGEKAKKHLDRGAGKVLLSAPGKNVDRTVVFGVNDGELQAGERMISNGSCTTNCLAPVAKVLHESIGIESGIMTTIHAYTGDQPTLDRRHSDLYRARAAAMSMIPTSTGAAKALGEVLPDLKGKLDGSAIRVPTPNVSAVDLTFLAQKDVTADDVNAIMAEAAAGPMKGVLGYDPEPKVSVDFNHTEESSIFAPDQTRVTGGRLVRVLAWYDNEWGFSCRMADVAVAMARLA comes from the coding sequence ATGACCGTCACCGTCGGCATCAACGGATTCGGCCGGATCGGCCGCTGCACCCTGGCCCATATCGCGGCCAGCACGCGCAACGACATCAAGGTCGCCAAGGTCAATGCCACCGGCCCGCTGGAAACCGCGGCACACCTGATGAAATACGACAGCGTGCATGGCCGCTTTCCGGGCGACATCACCCTGGGCGACGGCACGATGGATCTGGGCCGCGGCCCGATGGAGATGTTCTCGACCTACGACATGGACGAACTGGACTGGTCCGGCGTCGACGTGGTGCTGGAATGCACCGGCAAGTTCAATGACGGCGAGAAGGCGAAAAAGCACCTCGACCGCGGCGCGGGCAAGGTCCTGCTGTCCGCGCCCGGCAAGAACGTCGACCGCACCGTGGTGTTCGGCGTCAACGACGGCGAATTGCAGGCCGGCGAGCGCATGATCTCGAACGGCTCCTGCACCACCAACTGCCTTGCCCCGGTCGCCAAGGTCCTGCACGAGAGCATCGGCATCGAGAGCGGCATCATGACCACGATCCATGCCTATACCGGCGACCAGCCGACGCTCGACCGCCGCCACAGCGACCTTTACCGCGCCCGCGCCGCGGCCATGTCGATGATCCCGACCTCCACCGGCGCCGCCAAGGCCCTGGGCGAGGTGCTGCCCGACCTCAAGGGCAAACTCGACGGCTCGGCCATCCGCGTGCCCACGCCGAACGTGTCGGCGGTGGACCTGACGTTCCTGGCCCAAAAGGATGTGACCGCGGACGACGTGAACGCCATCATGGCCGAAGCTGCGGCAGGTCCAATGAAGGGCGTTCTGGGCTACGATCCCGAACCCAAGGTGTCGGTCGATTTCAACCACACCGAGGAAAGCTCGATCTTCGCCCCCGACCAGACCCGCGTGACCGGCGGCCGGCTGGTGCGCGTTCTGGCATGGTACGACAACGAATGGGGCTTTTCGTGCCGCATGGCCGACGTGGCCGTCGCGATGGCCCGTCTCGCCTGA
- the coaD gene encoding pantetheine-phosphate adenylyltransferase, whose amino-acid sequence MRIGLYPGTFDPITLGHTDIIARAATLVDRLVIGVAINRDKGPLFTLEERVAMVEAECIGISAATGTEIVAHPFENLLIDCARDVGASVIIRGLRAVADFEYEFQMVGMNRAMDDRIETVFLMADARRQAIASKLVKEIARLHGDVTRFVTPAVKEALEERFRD is encoded by the coding sequence ATGCGCATCGGTCTCTATCCCGGAACGTTCGATCCGATCACCCTGGGTCATACGGATATCATCGCCCGCGCGGCGACACTGGTGGACCGGCTGGTCATCGGCGTCGCCATCAACCGCGACAAGGGCCCTCTGTTCACGCTGGAAGAGCGCGTGGCGATGGTCGAGGCGGAATGCATCGGCATCAGTGCCGCCACGGGCACCGAGATCGTGGCGCATCCGTTCGAAAACCTGCTGATCGACTGCGCCCGCGACGTGGGCGCCAGCGTGATCATCCGCGGCCTGCGCGCCGTGGCGGATTTCGAGTACGAATTCCAGATGGTCGGCATGAACCGCGCCATGGACGACCGGATCGAGACGGTGTTCCTGATGGCCGACGCGCGCCGGCAAGCCATCGCCAGCAAGCTGGTCAAGGAAATCGCGCGGCTGCACGGTGATGTGACCCGCTTCGTGACTCCTGCCGTCAAGGAGGCGCTGGAAGAGCGTTTCCGGGACTAA